GTTTCAGTTGGTGAAGTGATTGCAGTGATACATAGCAATAATAAAGAAGTTCAGGATAGTTTAGATCTAATACAGCAGTCAGTGAAAATATCAACAGAAAGTGTGGATGAACTACCTATCATTTATGAGATAATTGAATAACAAGAGATAAAAAATGGGAAGAGAAGGTTGCAGGCTCAATTAGAGAAATGCACCTTCTTTTTTCTTTTAATTTATAATTATATCAAATAAAAATAAGTGATAGTAAAAGTGTTCAGCGGTTCATATTTTAAAGACCAAAATAGTTTTGTCCAATTTAAAGTTAAATACTAATAAAAAATGTACTTTAATTTAAAAAAAGTATAATTTTATTAGAAATAAAGATAATATTTATGTTATAATATACTTATATTTAAATAAAGTATATTATTTGAATATGAATTTAAGGAGGAGAGATTGATGAGTGCAATTTCCACCAAGAATTTAACGAAGTATTATGGGAAACACAAAGGAGTTTCTAAAATTAACCTCGATGTAAAGGAAGGGGAGATTTTTGGTTTTATTGGACCGAATGGAGCTGGAAAGTCTACTACCATTCGGATGTTAATGCAATTGATAAAACCAACATCTGGTGAAATTAATGTATTAAATGAACCACTTACAACTGAACAGCATACTTTGCGGAATAAGATAGGGTATTTACCTTCAGAAATTAATTATTATAAAGATATGACAGGTAAACAAGTATTAGAATTTGCTGCGAGAGCAAACGACATTCAATTAAAAGATACTGCCACCAAACAATATGCTGAACTCTTAAATTTTGATATGTCTAAAAAAGTGAAATCCTATTCTATGGGTAACCGAAAAAAATTAGGGATTTTACAAACCTTATTGCACGATCCTAAACTGTTGATTTTGGACGAACCGACATCAGGTTTAGATCCTTTAATGCAGCATTCCTTTTTTGATTTATTGAAAGAACTAAATGGATCAGGAATGACAATATTTTTCTCTACTCACATCTTGTCTGAAGTAGAAAAAGTATGTGATAGAGTGGCGATTATTCGAAATGGTGAAATTATTCGCACTTCAAAAGTGAGTGAAATCCAAGAATCAAAAAAACGCACCATTGAGGTACAATTTATGGAATCAGGAAACTTGATTGAAA
The window above is part of the Chengkuizengella sp. SCS-71B genome. Proteins encoded here:
- a CDS encoding ABC transporter ATP-binding protein, translated to MSAISTKNLTKYYGKHKGVSKINLDVKEGEIFGFIGPNGAGKSTTIRMLMQLIKPTSGEINVLNEPLTTEQHTLRNKIGYLPSEINYYKDMTGKQVLEFAARANDIQLKDTATKQYAELLNFDMSKKVKSYSMGNRKKLGILQTLLHDPKLLILDEPTSGLDPLMQHSFFDLLKELNGSGMTIFFSTHILSEVEKVCDRVAIIRNGEIIRTSKVSEIQESKKRTIEVQFMESGNLIEKYGLQQIDSSVNFNNGMHNLTVQKEIHNVLKHISQYPIKDISIHKPTLEELFMEYYEKEEGEKE